AGGTGCCAGATTGACGGTGATGCGCTGGTTAGGCCAGCGGAAGCCGCTGTTGCGGATGGCCGAGCGCACACGCTCGCTGGACTCCTTTACGGCGGCATCCGGCAAGCCAACGATAGTCAGTCCAGGCAATCCAGAGGAGATATCCACTTCCACCTGGACCAATGCGCCCTCCAGGCCAACCACAGCACAACTGGTCACACGAGCGAGCATCAGAGGAGCTCCTCCCGGCTGGTACACGTAACAGCGTATCGCGTAAAGGCTCCCCCGTTAGAGGAGAGACCTAAAGGGGCAAAAGCTACTTCAGAAAGTCCCTGGATAAGGCCTTTCACCCGCTTCCTCTCGCCTGAAAGCTTCTGCTCCTGAAGTCAAGCAAGGCAGGGCAAAAGGCTGAAGAAGAGCCTTGTGGAGAAAGCGCCCTCCGCACCCCTTCCCTGCGATGAGATTTATGGGATTCAAACCTTGTGGTAGAATCATCGTATACAGGCGTTCTCGGAGGCGAAAGATGACCACATTGATCACCGGAGCCACCGGCTTTATCGGTCGGAGGCTAACCCGTGTCCTTTGCCAACTAGGGGAACCCGTGCGCATCCTGGCGCGCCGATCCAGCAACCTCCGCCCCCTCGCCGACCTCCCCATCGAGATCGTGTACGGCGATCTAGCCGACCTGGACGCAGTGCGTGCGGCAGTACGGGGCGTACGTCGTGTGTTCAACTGCGCCGGCATGGTCAGCGATTGGGGCCCCTGGGCCGCTTTTCAGGCCGCTAACATCACCGGCGTAGACAACCTGCTGCGGGCGATGCGCAAAGAAACGCGCCTGGAGCGGTTCGTGCATCTCTCCACATCGGACGTCTATGGGTACCCCAACCGGCGCCACGTGACCGAGGATGCCCCGCTGGTGGATCGCCGGATGCATTACAACAGCAGCAAGATCGCCGGCGAGCGACTGGCCTGGCGTGCCTACCGTGAGCACGGCATCCCTTTGGTGGTGATTCGTCCCGCTTCCGTCTATGGGCCAGAAGACGTCCATTACGTGGGCGAGATCCTGGCTCTGCTCAAAAGCGGCACCATGATGCTAATTGACGAGGGCCGCCCGATCGCTGGCCTCACTTACGTAGATAACCTAGTGGACCTGCTCCTGCTGGCCGGCGAGCGACCAGCAGCAGTGGGGCAAGCCTTCAACGCCAGCGATGGCTCTGCCATCACCTGGCGGGATTTCACCGACCGGCTAGCGGCCATCGCGGGCACACCCTCAGCTCGGTTCTCACTGCCTCACGACCTGGCCTATGCGTTAGGCTGGATCATGGAACAGCTCTGGCGTATCTTACGCCGGCGCACTCGCCCCCTGCTCACACGCCAGGCCGTCGAGAACATCGGCACCCATCAGGACTTCTCTATCGCCCGCGCGCAACGGATGCTGGGATACCATCCTCGCGTCGATTTCGACGAGGGCATGGAACACGTCGCCCGCTGGCTACACGACACGCATCGGCCCCTTACCACCTCGAGATAACTGAAGGAAAGGGAGCCCCAGGCGCCTCCGACGCGTGACATCCCGCGTTTGACGCATTAAATGACCCCCAGCGCCTTGCCCACTTTCTCAAAGATGTCCAGCACCTGATCGAGCTGCTCATCGGTATGGGTGGCCATATAGCTAGTGCGTAGCAGTTGTTGTTTAGGCGGCACCGCCGGCGAGATGACCGGGTTGACGAACACCCCGGCGTCAAAGAGGGCACGCCACATGGTGAACGTGAGCATGTCGTCGCCGATGATGACCGGGATGATAGGCGTCTGGCTGTTGCCTGTGTTGTACCCCAGGCTGGTAAGCCCTTGCTTCATCTTACATGCGTTCCGGTGTAGCCGTTCGATGCGCTCAGGCTCGGTGCGCATGACCTCCAGGGCGGCCAAGCATGCAGCGATGTTGGCAGGTGGCATGCTCGCGCTGAAGATCAGGGAACGGGCGTGATGCTTGATGTAGTGAATGACCGGCTCGTCGCCGGCGATAAATCCCCCTAACGAGGCAAACGACTTGGAGAACGTACACATGATCAGGTCCACCTGATCAGTGACGTTGAAATGGGCAGAGGTGCCGCGCCCACCGCCCAACACTCCGATGGAGTGCGCGTCGTCCACCATCAAGCGGGCATCGTATTTCCGGCATAGCGCGATGATATCCGGCAGCGGCGCGATGTCCCCCCCCATACTGAAGACGCCGTCCACGATCACCATTTTGCCAGCGTCCTCTGGCACCAGCTGCAAGACGCGCTCCAGATCGGCCATGTCATTGTGGCGAAACCGCTTCATCTCACCAAAGGAGAGGCGGCAGCCATCCACGATGCTGGCGTGATCATCCCGGTCTAAGATCACCACATCGCCGCGGCCGATCAGGCTGGAGATCGTGCCCAGGTTGGTCTGGTACCCGGTGCTGAACACCAGCGCCGCCTCCTTGCCGACGAACTCCGCCAGCTCCGCCTCTAAACGCTCATGCAGGGCCAGCGTCCCGTTCAAGAAGCGCGAGCCGGTACAACTGGTGCCATAGCGACGTATCGCTTCGATGGCCGCCTCCCGGACCTTGGGGTGCGTGGTCAAACCCAGATAGTTGTTCGAGCCACACATGATCAGCTTGCGGCCTTTATACTCGGCCACCGTCCCCTCGGTCTCATCGAGTGGGATGAAATACGGGTAATACCCCTCCGCGATCGCTTTCTTGGCCTCGGTGAACTCATAGCATTTTTGAAACAGGTTCGCCACCGTTCTCCTCCTCCCTTTCCAGGTCGGACACAGAAAGACCTGTGTTTTCAGAAGTATACACTGGCATGAGCAGACGTCAAGGCAATTCAAGGGGCGAAGCAGGAGAACCCAACGCGGCCTCGATCAGAGCCAACGTCAGCCCCTTCGGGTTGGCTAACGGCTCCTCATCCAATACCGGGCCGATGCACGCTGGACAGCCCGCCGCGCAGCCGCATCGCTCGATCACCTCGCGGCTGGCAACCAACAACTCTGGCGCGAGCTCGAACAGGTGCTGAGCGAAGCCGACGCCCGCCGGCACCTGGTCGTACAGCGTGACTGTGGGCTGCCCGGTATGAGGCGAGCGCAACTCCGTCACCACTCCCAGATCGCGCGCGTCGCACATGAGGTATAAAGCGGCTACACGGGACAGGATGTATGCCAGGCCGCCCAGCCCCGTATGCGTCCTCACGGCGCTTTCCGCTAGCCGATGGCAAGAAGGACAAAGGGTAACCAAGTTGTCCAGGCGATTGGCCTCTCGCCGTGCCCAGGCCGGGTCCTGGCCCTTTCGGCCAGCCTCCAGCAGAAACGCCCGTAAAGGCCGAATGTGATGCACATCGTGCTGGCGCCCTTTGCGCTCTGGCGCGCCGCACCGCACACAGCGGAACCCGTCCCGTTCACGAACACGCCGACGCAGCGACTCCCATTCCGGGCCGTAATCGAGCAGGTCGCCCATCCATTGCTTGCTTGCCCGCAGCTTCTCCAGTGTCTCCTCTGGAAAGGCCAGCCAGAAGGCAGTGGTGAGCATCTTTTGCTCGGGCAGGTGGATCTCGCCCCAGCCCAGGTTTTCGTGTGTGTACCGCTTCACCTTACAGTAGCCTGTAGCCTGGGCCGTGATCAAGACCTCGCCATGGGCGCGCCGCACGCCGCCCAGCCGACTTTCAGCGTACACCTGTTGTACCCGGACCGACTGGGCAACGCTGGCCTCGGTGTAGTAGTCCACGTCGGCCGGCCGTACCCACGCCTGGCCCTTCTCCCAGTCCAGCCGCTCGACGAGATAGCTCTGACCCTCGTGTAGGTACACTGCGCCCTCGTACAGCAGCAACGGGACACTGAAGCGGTCCATCTCGCCGATGGTCTGCACTGGATTGCCCTCATCCGACACTAGGATCACAAAGCGATCGGGCGAGGCCGCGCGCAGCGAGACCTGCTTCGCCGGATACGTCTGGCCAATCCAATGCCAGACTTCGGGGCCGGGATAAAGTACCCCCTCCTCGGCCAGATATTCCAGGATCGGCGTCACATCCTCGACATCGCCAAAGGATTCGCCGCGGCGAAAGGGCAGCTCAAAAGCAGCACAGCGGATGTGGTTGGTGAGGATGATCAGGTTATCCGGATGGATCAAGGCCTGCTCGGGCGCGCGCTCGAACAGATACTCCGGATGCGCAGCGAGATACTGGTCGAGCACGTCGTTGCCGGCGACCAACACGGCCAGGGAGAGCGCATTGCGACGGCCGGCGCGGCCTGCTTGCTGCCATGTCGAGGCGATAGTCCCCGGATAGCCAGTCAACACCGCTGCATCGAGCTGACCGATGTCTACGCCCAACTCTAGCGCGTTGGTGGCAACCACGGCGCGCACTGTCCCCTCGCGCAGCCCACGCTCGATGGCGCGGCGCTGGGTGGGCAGGTACCCGCCTCGATAGCCGCGGACGGCCTCCGGTGGCAGTCCCTGGCGACCGGCCACATCCCGCAGATAGGTGAGCAGCACCTCGGTGGTTAACCGGGCGCGCGTGAAGACGATGGTCTGGACGCCGTGTTGAAGCAGATAGCCGCCGATGCGCTGCACCTCCAGCAACGGGCTGCGGCGAAGCCCCAGCTCAGCGTTGATCAGTGGTGGGTTGTAAAGGATGAAATGCTTTTCGCCGCTCGGAGAGCCATCCTGATCCACCAGCGTGACGGGCGCCTCAATGAGACGGCTGGCCAGTTCGGCCGGGTTAGCGATGGTGGCCGAGGCGCAGATGAACTGGGGATCGCTACCATAGAAGCGGCAGATGCGGCGCAAACGGCGCAACACGTTCGCCATATGCGAGCCGAACACACCGCGGTAGATATGCAGCTCGTCTAGTACCACGTAACGCAGATGCTCAAAGAAGCGGATCCAGCGCGTATGGTAAGGCAGGATGCCCGTATGCAACATGTCCGGGTTGCTCAGGACCAGCCGAGCTGTCTGACGGATAGCCGATCGCCGCTCGCGCGGCGTGTCCCCGTCATAGGCAGCCAACCAGTCCAATGGGAGCGCCAGCTCCTCCCACAGCCTGAGCAGGGCAGCCAACTGATCGTTTGCTAGGGCCTTGGTAGGGAATAGATAGAGCGCGCAGGTGTCAGGATCTTGCAACAAGCGATCCAGGATCGGCAGATGATAGCACAACGTCTTGCCCGAGGCGGCCGGGGTGACGACCACCACATGCCGCCCCCGAGCGACGGCGGACAGGGCGATGGCCTGATGCACATAAAGCTGGCGAATGCCCTGCCTTTCCAACACATGTCGCAGCCGCGCGTCCATTTGGGATGGCAGCGGCGCATATTCGCCTGCCCGCGCCGGCAGCCGGCGCCAGGCGACCACGTAGCGCATGAACGAGGGATCCGATCGAAGAGCCTGGATAGCCTCAAATATGGACATTCAGATGTTCCCGAGCCCAAAGGAGGTGAGGCCCAGAATGGGCCATTTTCCGCCCAAAATAGATTAACACCACGACCTTCGCTGTGGTCATGATACCACATGGCGACGTGATTTGCGCACGCCAATCGCAGCATGGTATAATCGGGTGATTTCACGATCGGGAGAAGAGCCCTCGTGGTCACGTATCTGTACATTGTGCAAATCATCCTGGCAATCGCCGTCATCATTGCGGCCATCCTTAACTCGCGCGGGAGCGACCTGGGTAGCGTGTTCGGCGGCGGCGGCGGTGTTTATAAGACCCGTCGTGGAGTGGAGAAGACGCTCTTTAACGCCATGATCGTGCTCAGCGTCCTCTTCTTCGCCGTCTCTCTGGCGACGGTCATCGTTCAGGGTTGAAGTTAACCGCTTTACGGAGCACACCGATCCCCGTGGGACGCTACGTCCGTTGGCAGGTGGCGATTGCCCTGCTGGGCATCGCCCTGCTTTCTACGTTGCTGGCCTACTCCGCGTATAGTTTTACCACCGTCATCGTGCCTGACCGCGGTGGGACCTTCCGCGAGGGCGTAGTGGGCAGCGCGCAGTACATCAACCCCCTACTTTGCCATTACAACGATGTGGATCAGGATCTCTGCGCGCTGGTGTTTCGCGGGCTGACCCGCCTCAACGAACAGGGCCTTGTGGTTCCCGACCTTGCTGAAACTCCCCCGCAGATCACCCCTGATAGCCTAGTTTACACGTTTCGTCTGCGTCCTGACTTAACGTGGCAAGACGGGGCGCCGCTCACGGCTGACGACGTGATCTTCACCGTACGCCTAATGCAGGATCCAGGGTTTCCGGGCGTCCCCTTCTTAAGCGAACTGTGGCGCACGGTGCAAGTGGAGAAGTTGAACGAGCTCGCCATCCGCTTCACCCTGACGCAACCGTTTGCGCCGTTCCTCGACTATACCACCATCGGCCTGCTGCCCCGTCATCTATGGGGCAATATCCCGGCCGAACAGATGATGCACTCGCAGCTCAACGCCAGCCCGGTCGGTAACGGCCCCTTTCAGGTGGTTGAAGTCAGCGCTGATCATGTGCGGCTAGAGCCTAACCCGCGCCACCCGGGGGCAACGCCGTATATCACTGCCCTCGAGTTTCGCTTTTATCCCGATTATCCAAGCCTATACAATGCGTTCAAACGCGGCGAGATCGAAGGAATCAGCCGCATCTTGCCGCAAGACCTAGGATGGGCCGAGACGCGCACAGACCTAGAACTTTTCTCTGCTCCTCTATCGGGCTATGTGATCGTGCTGTTCAATCTGAAGAACCCCAATCTTCCTTTTCTGCAGGACAAGGCAGTGCGCCAGGCGCTCTTGTACGCGCTTGACCGGCAGCAATTGGTGGATGAAGAGCTGGCCGGCCAGGGGCTAGTCGCGCACAGCCCGTTTATGCCGTACAGCTGGGCATACAACCCGAACGTCAAACACTATAGCCGGGACTTGGAGCAGGCTCGGCGGCTGTTGGAAGAGGCTGGATACGTGGATGCGGATGGCGATGGCGTTTGTGAGAAGGATGGCATCCCCTTGCGCCTGATCTTGCTTAGCGACGATGAGCCTGTCCGTCAACGCCTGGCCGAGGCCATCAGCCGGGCCTGGCAAGAGATCGGCGTCGATGCCCAACCCCAGGCAGTAAGTTTCACAGGCCTGATCAGCGACTTCATCTACCCTCGGCAGTTCGATGCGGCTATCCTAAGTTGGGAGCTTCCAGGGGATCCAGATCCATATCCCCTCTGGCATTCCACTCAAGCTACCAATGAGGGGCAAAACTACAGTGGGTGGGCAAATCAAGAGGCCGATCAGCTGATCGAACAGGCCCGTGCGATCGCTGATCCAGAGGCGCGTCGGGCTCTATACTACCGATTCCAGGAGATCTTCGCCGAGGAAGTGCCTGGGCTTCTATTGTACCATCCGGTCTATACCTATGGCGTCAGCACCAGAGTTTATAACGTCGAGATCGGTCCGCTCAGCAGGCCTAGCGATCGCTTTCGCACCTTTGCGCAATGGTACATGACCACTCGGCGCGTCAC
Above is a window of Anaerolineae bacterium DNA encoding:
- a CDS encoding NAD-dependent epimerase/dehydratase family protein; translated protein: MTTLITGATGFIGRRLTRVLCQLGEPVRILARRSSNLRPLADLPIEIVYGDLADLDAVRAAVRGVRRVFNCAGMVSDWGPWAAFQAANITGVDNLLRAMRKETRLERFVHLSTSDVYGYPNRRHVTEDAPLVDRRMHYNSSKIAGERLAWRAYREHGIPLVVIRPASVYGPEDVHYVGEILALLKSGTMMLIDEGRPIAGLTYVDNLVDLLLLAGERPAAVGQAFNASDGSAITWRDFTDRLAAIAGTPSARFSLPHDLAYALGWIMEQLWRILRRRTRPLLTRQAVENIGTHQDFSIARAQRMLGYHPRVDFDEGMEHVARWLHDTHRPLTTSR
- a CDS encoding aminotransferase class I/II-fold pyridoxal phosphate-dependent enzyme; translation: MANLFQKCYEFTEAKKAIAEGYYPYFIPLDETEGTVAEYKGRKLIMCGSNNYLGLTTHPKVREAAIEAIRRYGTSCTGSRFLNGTLALHERLEAELAEFVGKEAALVFSTGYQTNLGTISSLIGRGDVVILDRDDHASIVDGCRLSFGEMKRFRHNDMADLERVLQLVPEDAGKMVIVDGVFSMGGDIAPLPDIIALCRKYDARLMVDDAHSIGVLGGGRGTSAHFNVTDQVDLIMCTFSKSFASLGGFIAGDEPVIHYIKHHARSLIFSASMPPANIAACLAALEVMRTEPERIERLHRNACKMKQGLTSLGYNTGNSQTPIIPVIIGDDMLTFTMWRALFDAGVFVNPVISPAVPPKQQLLRTSYMATHTDEQLDQVLDIFEKVGKALGVI
- a CDS encoding DEAD/DEAH box helicase, with translation MSIFEAIQALRSDPSFMRYVVAWRRLPARAGEYAPLPSQMDARLRHVLERQGIRQLYVHQAIALSAVARGRHVVVVTPAASGKTLCYHLPILDRLLQDPDTCALYLFPTKALANDQLAALLRLWEELALPLDWLAAYDGDTPRERRSAIRQTARLVLSNPDMLHTGILPYHTRWIRFFEHLRYVVLDELHIYRGVFGSHMANVLRRLRRICRFYGSDPQFICASATIANPAELASRLIEAPVTLVDQDGSPSGEKHFILYNPPLINAELGLRRSPLLEVQRIGGYLLQHGVQTIVFTRARLTTEVLLTYLRDVAGRQGLPPEAVRGYRGGYLPTQRRAIERGLREGTVRAVVATNALELGVDIGQLDAAVLTGYPGTIASTWQQAGRAGRRNALSLAVLVAGNDVLDQYLAAHPEYLFERAPEQALIHPDNLIILTNHIRCAAFELPFRRGESFGDVEDVTPILEYLAEEGVLYPGPEVWHWIGQTYPAKQVSLRAASPDRFVILVSDEGNPVQTIGEMDRFSVPLLLYEGAVYLHEGQSYLVERLDWEKGQAWVRPADVDYYTEASVAQSVRVQQVYAESRLGGVRRAHGEVLITAQATGYCKVKRYTHENLGWGEIHLPEQKMLTTAFWLAFPEETLEKLRASKQWMGDLLDYGPEWESLRRRVRERDGFRCVRCGAPERKGRQHDVHHIRPLRAFLLEAGRKGQDPAWARREANRLDNLVTLCPSCHRLAESAVRTHTGLGGLAYILSRVAALYLMCDARDLGVVTELRSPHTGQPTVTLYDQVPAGVGFAQHLFELAPELLVASREVIERCGCAAGCPACIGPVLDEEPLANPKGLTLALIEAALGSPASPLELP
- the secG gene encoding preprotein translocase subunit SecG, with amino-acid sequence MVTYLYIVQIILAIAVIIAAILNSRGSDLGSVFGGGGGVYKTRRGVEKTLFNAMIVLSVLFFAVSLATVIVQG
- a CDS encoding ABC transporter substrate-binding protein yields the protein MGRYVRWQVAIALLGIALLSTLLAYSAYSFTTVIVPDRGGTFREGVVGSAQYINPLLCHYNDVDQDLCALVFRGLTRLNEQGLVVPDLAETPPQITPDSLVYTFRLRPDLTWQDGAPLTADDVIFTVRLMQDPGFPGVPFLSELWRTVQVEKLNELAIRFTLTQPFAPFLDYTTIGLLPRHLWGNIPAEQMMHSQLNASPVGNGPFQVVEVSADHVRLEPNPRHPGATPYITALEFRFYPDYPSLYNAFKRGEIEGISRILPQDLGWAETRTDLELFSAPLSGYVIVLFNLKNPNLPFLQDKAVRQALLYALDRQQLVDEELAGQGLVAHSPFMPYSWAYNPNVKHYSRDLEQARRLLEEAGYVDADGDGVCEKDGIPLRLILLSDDEPVRQRLAEAISRAWQEIGVDAQPQAVSFTGLISDFIYPRQFDAAILSWELPGDPDPYPLWHSTQATNEGQNYSGWANQEADQLIEQARAIADPEARRALYYRFQEIFAEEVPGLLLYHPVYTYGVSTRVYNVEIGPLSRPSDRFRTFAQWYMTTRRVTLPEAQAGSATTATPVP